One Myxosarcina sp. GI1 genomic window carries:
- a CDS encoding dihydroorotase, which yields MNEEAKLLRQVRIIDPVANSDRQQDVLLVNGRVATIETSLTNYPQHTAVVDARGMVLGTGLVDLYSHSAEPGNESRETLQELAETAAAGGFTQIAILPDTVPAINNPDILASLQQRSKNLCSRDVTLPQIHFWAAAFANTQTMNELAELKTASVGFTGKYNLGELYLLKQMLEYIKPWQKPVAIALTDKPLSGMGVAREGAASIRQGLLGNPAYSETATIAAALEIIAAINTPVHIMRVSTQRSVELIASAKQRGVPITASTTWMHLLHDTETLDSYDPNLRLEPPLGNKNDRLGLIDGVKQGIIDAIAIDHRAYTYEEKTVSFAQTPPGVVGLSIALPLLWQRFVSSGEWTALELWKALSSRPLSCLQRATLPISALDATELVLFAPTQTWLASSNNLKSPANNTLWRDRQITGKVIQTWRGKNS from the coding sequence ATGAACGAGGAAGCAAAATTATTACGGCAGGTTAGAATCATCGACCCTGTAGCCAACAGCGATCGCCAGCAAGACGTGTTACTCGTTAACGGTAGAGTTGCCACTATAGAAACTTCTCTAACCAATTATCCTCAACATACAGCAGTAGTCGATGCCAGAGGAATGGTTTTGGGTACGGGACTGGTTGACTTGTACAGTCACAGTGCAGAACCTGGAAACGAAAGCCGAGAAACCTTACAAGAGTTAGCAGAAACGGCGGCAGCAGGAGGATTTACTCAAATAGCCATTCTTCCCGATACGGTTCCCGCCATCAATAATCCCGACATACTGGCATCTCTACAGCAGAGAAGCAAAAATTTATGCAGTAGAGATGTTACCTTACCTCAAATTCATTTTTGGGCGGCTGCTTTTGCCAATACCCAGACAATGAACGAACTAGCAGAACTTAAAACAGCCTCTGTTGGCTTCACAGGCAAATATAATTTGGGCGAACTTTACTTGCTCAAACAAATGCTGGAATACATTAAACCCTGGCAAAAACCAGTAGCGATCGCTCTAACCGACAAACCTCTCAGCGGTATGGGTGTTGCCAGAGAAGGAGCTGCTTCTATACGTCAGGGTTTACTGGGTAATCCTGCTTATTCTGAAACGGCAACCATTGCTGCCGCTTTAGAAATTATTGCCGCCATTAACACACCCGTCCACATTATGCGGGTTTCTACTCAACGCAGTGTAGAACTAATTGCCAGTGCCAAACAACGTGGGGTACCAATTACTGCCAGCACTACCTGGATGCACCTCCTGCACGATACCGAGACGCTCGACAGCTACGATCCCAATTTGCGTCTCGAACCACCACTGGGAAATAAAAACGACCGCCTTGGTTTGATTGATGGGGTAAAACAGGGCATCATCGATGCGATCGCCATCGACCATCGCGCCTATACCTATGAAGAAAAAACAGTATCATTCGCACAGACACCACCTGGAGTAGTTGGTTTGTCAATAGCATTGCCTTTGTTATGGCAGAGGTTTGTCAGTAGCGGTGAGTGGACGGCATTAGAACTATGGAAAGCCCTTAGCAGTCGTCCCCTTAGTTGTTTGCAGCGAGCCACCCTGCCAATTTCTGCTTTAGACGCAACCGAACTAGTATTATTTGCTCCCACCCAAACTTGGTTAGCCAGCAGTAACAATCTTAAATCTCCTGCCAACAATACACTATGGCGCGATCGACAAATTACAGGCAAAGTAATTCAGACCTGGCGAGGAAAAAATAGTTAG